A stretch of Lathyrus oleraceus cultivar Zhongwan6 chromosome 6, CAAS_Psat_ZW6_1.0, whole genome shotgun sequence DNA encodes these proteins:
- the LOC127097713 gene encoding NADH dehydrogenase [ubiquinone] 1 beta subcomplex subunit 7, translating to MEVEGSSKKMIATQEEMVESRVPLAYRDQCAHLLIPLNKCRQSEFYLPWKCENERHSYEKCEYELVMERMLQMQKIREKAKQNDKQTLTQGAIPLIPKPANA from the coding sequence ATGGAAGTCGAAGGATCATCGAAGAAGATGATAGCTACACAAGAGGAAATGGTGGAATCTAGGGTTCCGTTAGCGTACAGAGATCAGTGTGCGCATTTGCTGATCCCTCTCAACAAGTGCAGACAATCCGAATTCTATCTCCCATGGAAGTGCGAGAACGAACGTCACTCTTACGAGAAGTGCGAGTACGAACTCGTCATGGAGAGAATGCTTCAGATGCAAAAGATCCGCGAAAAAGCGAAACAGAATGATAAACAAACTCTCACACAGGGCGCTATTCCTCTCATTCCGAAACCTGCTAATGCTTGA